Below is a genomic region from Choristoneura fumiferana chromosome 30, NRCan_CFum_1, whole genome shotgun sequence.
catgccctatCATGGCTGTATCCTAGTTATATCTTcattatgttttgtttaattataaatacgaaagtttgtaagaccgtcttcacattatccgatccgatatcggtatcggacgacgatagacgacatccgatagccgaccgacaccatgtgctgctttcacatatttccgacaaaatcgttccgatacggccggctcaaaatggccgccacgcatcgggctctgcgcacacagagacaatttagatacacgcatagcacacatacaaactttatcgtccgacagcccacgggcgtccgatggtgccgtgaaCATATCGGTGTCGACTCCGAtatcggctccgatatccgatatcgggccggacaatgtgcACAAGACAGGTAGGAAATAGgtcattttacttgccccgatatcgtatcgtcgtccgataccgatatcggatcggataatgtgaaaacgctcagTTTCTTAATAATCTAACAGACGAACTAATTTTAATCATaatagatttaggggctgtttcaccacccattgattaattttatttaatggattaatgtgatgccgtctccgtctattcgaacaaaaccaacagacggcatcacatttacccgtcaaataaatttaatcaatcggtgtgaaacagggggttaggaCACTGGCGTATTCCAAACAACTCTGAGGTGTTaacccgggtttgaacccacgatcctaaCGAGAAGCCATGCAACTGCCGAAgatatttaaaacttaaatggtgacataattttacatattgtgtgtgagtgtgtatgttttgaaattcccacgggaatttagtaCCTAAGTCCCGGAACTTTCAAATGCTGGGTGTAATGATTTACGCATGCGTGGCCGCGAGTTAACACtagtacttacatatttttccgCAACTGACAAAGGTAAAGGTTAAAGGGAAGTGAAGAGTAAACCGCGAGTTTCGCGACGTTTTCTCAAACGTCCGTTCCCGTCTGGAAGCGTCTACGGACTGAATTGACACTCGTTTGTCTTTCACTGAAAGCTAATAGTAGTAgaggcacagaataactaatagtaccaCCGGTAGAGGTGAGATGTATTTACgggaacagcagggctactacgaaattcgaaactcgaagttcgtgtcgttcagTCCCTCTggcacttgtactatttaatacgagagcgagaggggcgatacgacacgaacttcgagtttcgaagtagcccATCAGGTTTTTAGAATAGGTATCATGAACGTCAACTTACCCGTACCCGTACTTACCCGTTCCCGCCCGGGTGTGGTATGCCACTGGAGTTTTTAAATGAACCAACGAAACTGCTATTTataattgtgttaacttctatcataaaaacataatagataccgctaataacaataaatgtacatgtaggtatttttagtccatttgtgttcgaaataccgagaaacgtgtaatttgaccgttaattcaaaccttaaattaaacggagtatagctAGAGGATTAACATCGATTAATTCAGTCATATAATTATTGAAGATGGaggagaaaaaaaatagatatttttcccaaaatcaaggtttgtttttgtttttcgtaAACTTCGTGTTGAAAAAATCGAGTctgtattatccgggccggtaaatagtgtcacccctttTCGACAGCCATTGAACGGAATGGATGAATGGAAATAAATACTGTCAGAATAGTAATTATTAGTCCTGGCAACACtgctcttttttttaaacttgcgtGCAACGGAACGCTCGTGATGACGTTTTGTTAATACCAAGTTATTTGAAGCGGTGGCGAAATTCGGAACTATTATTTCCCCATGCAGATTTCGTTATTTATCGATAGACGACAGCGCCACTGTTGTAGCTTAAGATAATGATGTTACAATGTGCATTCAAGTTGCATTCTTGAGATTTTGGTATTCCCCGACCAAAGTTATCagctcaaaatatttatttgactaccagaataaatattattctatcacactaggtacttaacaaaaattactaaaagtaCTGTTAAATTTATTACGAAAgagatttattataataaaaaatgtatctttattcaatagttTGTACAATTATGATATAAAAACGAAAAGAACTAACCCAagatatcttaatattatttaattatatttataatcagATTTTGGCACCATGCCACGTCGGCTTTTTTCGGTTTAATTTAGAATTCAGTGTTTAAGTACCCTAGTATTTGATTTTGTATATAGATGTTTTAGTTTCGATTTTACTTTACTACATcttataaatactgaaaaaaTCATCAGACAggttgtaggaccttgtgcaaggtccgcccggattgctaccaccatcttgctcgctaatgcaggtggtaggaccttgtgcaaggtccgcccggattgctaccaccatcttgctcgctaatgcaggtggtaggaccttgtgcaaggtccgcccggattgctaccaccatcttgctcgctaatcctgccgtgaagcagcagtgcttgcactgttgtgtttcggcgtggagacagccggtgaaattactggcacttgaggtatcccatcttaggcctctaggttggctacgcatctgcaatacccctggtgttgcagatgtttacgggcggtggtgatctcttaccatcaggagacccacttgctcgttttccatccagtcgaataaaaaaaaactcaaatctAAGTTATTAGATTTCTGACTTCTGAATGCAACAACTTATCGAGCTACCTAGTCGATTCTTTTTATTCCATTAGAAAGgtaatataacaataataatatctttacaaattacactaattgacctagcccccaactaagcaaagcttgtactatgggtacagTACAAGATTGGGGTGGGTTGGGTATTTATAGGTACAACTTAGGTTACTATAAAAAtgcattataaaattttaaataacgaACCTATCACATTACTATAATTTTAAGGTCTAGAAGAGGAATAGGTCGGGTGGAATCAAACTCAAAATTGACCAAGCTGATTGATGcttgaccaaggaacagctagatatGTACAGTACAGGCACCTGTCACTAAAGTTGCTtacaactgcctgcctgataattttaaTCTtgcggattcgatttgtagcattcgaacatggcggatgtagacagtatctaattttgctatttctggtttctttggctagttgaagtataattttgatagtattttatgcaGCGATTAAActtaacagtgatcacaaaattctatattgctctcgtgtctgacattttttaatgcgcaagttgtctccacgtggtatctggaattttactatcaagttgcaaaaactacaatcaccgcaCAACGTCGCTCCCAAAAAGAgcttactttgacactggcgaaattgtcctaaaataggacagaagccatattaaaaaaaaagcttacttattactaatattaaaaacgcgaaagtttgtgtggaTGGATGCTTgctactctttcacgcaaaaactactgaacggatttgcatgaaatttggcatataggtaatatataccctggattaacatacaggctactttttatcccgaaataatgtatgattcctgtgggatcaaaaaaggtttaagctacATACTAAATCTGCgtgagcgaagctgcgggcaaaagctagttataaataataataataatataaaatgggtaaaaaataaaacgaccgcttattatgataaaaaatatattataaaaaatatcttgtGCATTAGCCACGCCGCCCAAGAGATTAATAATTAACCCAAATTAATTAAGAAGCCACAAAGGGATCACAATTCCTTTCAGGAATGCTACtaaaataatgctattgccgAGAGCGAGACGGCAATacgaagtacagtcaccagcactattATCTGACAAAACGAACAGTGCATATATTTGACGACTGTATTTCTAGattcgtgtcagatatttttgcaagctccgctgtggcagatgttatgcaggtgactgtattaattttgaatttcgagTACGAGTTTATACTTATGACCTGAGACTTTGTCTAACTGACGAATTCAGTCATTATCACATTCAtgatttctttctgtcaaacggtataAGTACGGTAAGGTTAGAAAGGGATGGTGAATGCAATTGCAAGCGCCCGCGCATAGACAATATCTGTAGTCTGATCAagcatttaattattatttgtattgtatctaatCTAGTACGGCATAAAACTTAAGAATAGGGctgaaaaactaaaatttaacatGAACATTTTTGTCATATTTAAGTACAAGTATTTTACGTGAAAAATGCGACATTAAAATTCATATagtatataggtagtgccacgagagatGAAGTGAATGATTTAGACACGCAGCAACATTAGGAACTGATTCCATTTTCCCTAACTTGAAAATGGCTAAGGGCAAcactaaagcccaagtccagtaacaaaaaaaaactgactgcataaaaggagaaggaattaaatgaatgagtgaatatcaaaatcccgctgtcattacatgacgtCGTGTTCTTGTATGtttgacctcaactctggtggcactacctatacctagcCCTCATTTGATTACTTACTACCACCTACTATTTAATGTCGTACAGTCGCCGTCATAAACATCTTATCATAGCTGTCTAGCCTAAGTGGTCAAAAAATATCCAAACACGCTTATACAATTGTCAGTCAATACTGccgtgttcatatatttttgagcCCTCTCACCGAGAGCGACTGTACTTTAGCGCAAGGCACAAAAATAAAGCACTTGTGACTTAGTATAAatcaacgtttttttttctatacataTACATCGAAATGCCTAAGCACAGGTTTTCTCTTAGAGAAAGAGAGTTTGGGCTGTATTTACCATACCACACGTGCTCAGGGCAGATCGGGAAATCCACACACACCAATGAATTGTTCTGCAAGTTGTTTCTTCACATTTATATATACCACAGCATGATTGTCACACAACGCCTTAATATTTACCATCCTGATCAATGTATAGATGgtcaattttaatacaagtaaTATAGGTTGCCACTTATCCTAAGAAGCTTTTACAATATATATATCTAAGAAACTAGTGTGTTATAGGAATCGGAAATTCGGATACATATTTACCTAAACTTCGGCAGCGGCGGTGCTGTTAGCGGCATGAAAGcggaatcaatttaatttgattaataaCATTCCCGGGATTAGTAACTAATAAGCAGAGCCGGAATTTTCGTGGCATTTTTGATAATCTGCCATAGTGACTTCTTACCACggcttctcacttatcgacttaaATGATAAATCTATTAATAATCGTAATATCTTTTACAGTCACTAATGGAATGgaacacttattagcactacaacagaatttgaaattaaattattaaataagtaaacaattacttattcattgttttcattgcataatgcatatttgtctatttcacattttcaactgctcaAAAGCTAACTAGAAGAGATTGCTCTTTAACGCTAAAACCGCCTATTTTTGACCTCTactttttaatagttttaactTTAACATGTTGcgtatcgatattgaatataggaagtcgataaatgagaagtcactatgacaggtcaaaagtgCCACTTTGTTAATAAGGCCAAAATAAAAGCATATTCAAGTATATAAACAAACTTTTTGAAGTTATGTTCAATTTATAGATGTAACaaatgttatatttaatttacctgTAAGTAATTGATTCAATTGTAATTTACCTTTTACTACAGAAGGTGCCTCTTAGcacaggtattttatacttaaaaagtGGTGCCAAccattgtaaaacattgtactttttgtaaccttaataaactattttgaattttgaatttgaatttgaactgtCAAAGTAGTAATCAAATACCGTAgtttcagtaaatatttcagtttaaGGGAACTTAAAGAAAAATATGGTCATATAAAAGTGAATAGGTAATTACCCTGCAGTCAACGCCATCGATTGCCGTCCTTGTCTAAAGTATGGCAGGTTAGAAGAGGTAGGCAAGCAATAACCTGAACATAGTTGCGATTAGTGATTACGTTCTAGTAGAtgattaaaaacttttttttggtgttAACTCCATATTTTCTTACATTACACCGGGGTTTCCGAATATCCGATCCGATGTTACTTGTCAAGCTCTCATTTACCAAACTATGTACTAAACCCTTACTCATACAAAGTTAGAAGCttcttaagaaaaaatataggtacctattagaaAGAAGACCTATTTTGGCTATGAATGCTTTTACCAACATATGAATAATGGGTCAGTTTATACTTAATactacaatacaaagaattaatcttacaaatattattttttacttcaattaaAACTATAAACAAAAACTTCTATAAATTGTCCGAACtgttaatatataaatataaactgttACCATATAATAGAAGTTAGTGTTTCGACAGACTATCGATAGTTTGAGCAAAAGCGATAGTATCGATATAActtttcgtgcaatactatcgatattCAACAATACTATCGAATAGTTTCGGTCTTGATGGCGAATGaaccatcgatactatcgataggccTATCGATAGTATGGCCTTTATTTCTATtgaaactatcgatttttcggcAACACTAACAGAAATCCATCTTCCTCACAGGGACcagtctgaaaaccagcgctgggcaaTCAAGCCCAGCATATGCCGAGACTGGGGACCCATTGTcccaactttttatttttctcccacattttgctatttttttttaacaatgtgtaattttatgtaatttttaagttgtggcaataaagttttttttatttattatttatttaaatgtacgCAGAAATGGACTCGATGAATTTTAACACAGAAACCATAGAAACTCgtggttttaaattttaaagagtagtccaggggacgtaacccaTGGCAACAATAAAATGTTGGTCGACCCACTTACTTTTTTAAAGCTACCTCGAAAAACCGCTTATGATGAACCGCTCTATGGACACAGATACATTTAGGTATTTACAAATGCTTGAAtgaaaacaagttttaaaaataactatggGTTTAAACTGAAACTGGaaatgactatttctcaaaaagttgtccattttcagttgtacactaatttaaaaaaatcctgacgctatttcaacacaaaatataagtaatattgtgtttaaatatatacaaaagcttgtggtaaaggtgttaaaaagtcagataatctttgttgttggatccaatagaaagtttcgatgtggttacaaaattacgatttttttcctcacaagatttcgtgaccttttcctgacgtcaagaaattttggatgttttatgcagtttgtGTTTTATGATcacgtccttagtgttaataatttcttgacaaaaagaTTTCTTGTCAGTTTCATGACGGGGCAGCTTTTTGAGAAATACCTCAAATAATACTTTTGGTTGGACACCAATAAAatatatcattaattttaaaaaatcacatCATTTTACAATGCAAAAATTACTGGTACATTTATAAAATCAGTTGTTCATTCGCTTAAGCACAATTGCCACCAAGGCACGCTTTGCATCGGATCGGAAAGAATTTTTCATTCTTTAAAAACGATAGTAAATCATGTAGCAGCATACATGCGGCTACAACCCTACGTCGCGGTAGACGCCGGGGATCAAGCTGCTGCTGATGTGCGTGCGCTGATTTTATAGACTTTAAATCGTTATCGTTCAAAGATTGTAAAATTCTTTCCGATTCGATGCCATGCGTGCCATTTGGTGGGAATTATCCTTTAAAGGATTTAAAACCCTATGCGAAAAATTCTTAATAAAATCTTAGTTCCAGAAACTGCTACTGGCAGCACTGAAAAAGTTATTCGGTGTGGGAAAACCATTATAATTGGCAGTATTAATCATGTTGATGTTTGTAGTTGTACAGTTGATTTTCTTGGTCTCTCTGGCCTTGGGTTTTGGAGTTCTGTTATGAGATGTCATGTGGCGATCTAGAGAAGCCTTCGACGACAACTCTTTGCCGCAATGGTTGCACCTAAAGCGAGTGATTGGTGAcctgcaagttttttttactgatgAACAAGCCTGTTTCCtaacataacattttttttaacccatgacgcaaaaagaggggtgtttataGTTGGCAGatttatgcaggtgactgtacgtgattcagttctCGACTGTGCAGTATCCACGGTGCTCACGTGAAATTGCGAGCAACATTTAGTTTAtctattttatcttatcttctatataataaagctgaaaacGGTCGATAGCCTTTACAtcagatattcgaaaaaaagttggctaGGGGCTTGTACTTAGAATCAATAACAGAACACATTGCAGCATTTTTGTGTGcttatctgtttatttgaccgcgaATCACGTGAAAACCTCTTGAACTGATTAAttgaattcggtatacagatagtttgtcccgaggaaggacataagaatagtttttatcccggaaaattgcatagttcccgcgggaaaccGATTAACGAATTatacggagtcgcgggcaacagctaaataataatatgtagttgAAATTAgatttaactagcttttatttaactttcaatgTATACCTAGTAtggttcaaatcttgcaagtcaaattgaCCCACATTCAGTGGTcgaattaacttgaaatttggggcacgcatctgaatatcgaaaattgaaatatcgttagttaaaatatcgatggtcaaaatatcgaacctaacctaacctactttcgatattttgaccgtcgactttttaacattagatatattaattttcgatattcagatacgccCCCGAAattgtaaggggctgtttcaccatccattgattagcgttaaccgacggttaaatgtgatgccgtctccgtttattcgaacaaaacaaatagacggcatcacacctaaccgccagttaacactaatcaatggatggtgaaacagcccctaagtttggtgacaatacattaatctggtGTGAAATTGTGTTAGTCCAGCtagcatcgtctccgcaggtCGAAACTCCTCAACTATTAacggtatcgacttgaaatttggtacggaaatgtagtttgaatgcgagtacaatcaacaaaacgtacagtcagcaaaaaagctttatgattgttttttggagtctttttgtattctacaaatacaatatattaatacaaaaagactccaaaaaaccaatcataatttgattgcttagtagcgacatctcttgtctgggtgagcggttggttccgaaagagtgtgacgtctctcaatgagagcggaacatagatgtcgctagtgctgctgcataagtagcgtagtagaaataagcaacctgagatatgtatgcataggaaaaattcgtgtctagattcctgtccggcagtagtgtaggggttatagcaagcagcacggattgctgaggacctgggttcgattcccagcgctggtctctttttctggtttttctgtgcatccatgtctcagtttgtattttcgaaaaaagctttaattaaaaactaaatttttaacaaaaacttaccaAGCACTCAGAGCTCTAGACGCAACATTACTCGTAGCTGGTTTCTTCTTAATTACTTTCACGTCTTTCCCAGACTCATGGGCATTTGCATAGTGGCGACTATAACCCGCCTTCGAAGTATATTTCTTATCGCAAAGCTTGCAAGCAAATAACTCTATCTTTTCTAAGTTGGCATCTCTTTTTTTCGCTGACTTTTTCTGATTATTGACTGGCTTGGGCTTAGGTTTAGCGGGTCTGTGGGAGTTGTTTCTCGGCTCGTTGTGACAATATGTTTCAGAATAAGTAATTTCATTCTGTTCCCACAGCAAAGACATTGTAGCGCTGAAAAGATTTAAAGGGTTGAAACAAaactatcgatatcgatattaTTGCTGTATGATGACGCAAAACTATCGACATAATTGCTGTACAATGACGCAAAACATCGacactatcgatagttttgaacAATCGATTGTCACCGTTATTTCAAAGTATCGGTTGCATCTACACGGGGAGGTTGGCAGAACAGAAGTTGCAGCAACTGAATCTTCAATCTTCTAAGTACTAAGagtaagttggttaggtttaattttttttttcaatctttttgtattttttatttcaattccaaatttttacttttacggtcatcccgtaaaaaaaagaaaggtaaagattccaaaaaaaacaaaaccttaataacgatatctcttgtccgggtgagcggttagttccaatggaatgccgaaagtttttcgatgagggctacggtatagatgtcgctagcgtcactgcttaagtggctaaataagaaacaaacaagctgaaatatgtggtgcataggggaaattcgtgtctgtaccgttgaccagcagtggtgtagcggtatagcacgcggtacggaataccgaggacctgggttcgattcccagtgctggtcttatttttctgtgtatctatatttcagtttgtattttcagtttTGGTTAGGTTTGTTAGATTAGATCGTATATTGCAAATTCGTTACAAAATATCACTGGATAACCgcatattaaatacaatacaatacaaatattctttattgcacaccataaagcagtaaaaaaactcttaatataaacacttagattcacggtagacaataggcggtcttatacTATTCTGCCACTCACTTTTACATCTTGCAGTCTTGCTTATAATAACCGATAGTATTGTAATACATTACATAATATCGATTGTTAAAAACTAGCGATAGGATCGACAGTTTTCGTAGGATCGACAGTTTTCGTAGGATCGACAGTTTTCGTAGGATCGACAGTTTTCGTAGGATCGACAGTTTTCGTAGGATCGACagttttcgtaattttctgttcaatactatcgatagtttcgatagttttgcattattagacagcaataatatcgatactatcgataggccTATCGATAGTATGGCTTTTTCCGATTAAATGTATGTATACAGTATACACACATAAATATACCTGTGTGTGTACACATACTCATAACATAAACCATCGCACTTATACCTAaactaactagcttttgcccgcggcttcgcggattgcatttttccgggataaacagtagcctatgtcactctctgacccatgaactatctctatgccaaaaatcacgtcgatccgtcgctccgtttcgacgtgaaaggtggacaaaacaaacatacaaagacACACTTTCGCATACGGATATCAGTAGGATTGGATTAGTAATTATTTCGTTCTTCCGTAAAACACGTCCAAACAATAGATTTGTATATTACACTCTACGTTATCTTTATCTAACACAATCGAATTATATATATCAACTATatcaaagatattttttaaagatgtttTAAAAAACTTAGGTGCCCTGCTCTGCTCATAATGAACaacacgtacctacctattgtcAATCATGTGAGAGTGTAATCCGGTACTTATTTAAAAGTGGATGGATCAGAATGCCACAATCTAGCTGTGATTCAGCGTGTATAGCGACTTAGTGATAAACTGACTGAATTATCAAATAACATACTTTCGTTCTCGCTTACATCAACTTCTATAACAAGGACAGCAATAAACGAACGAAACGCCGGAATTTGCGACTAGGCAGTTTTCGGTTTCAAGTTCTTGATTCATGCTATTTTTAActacttatatatgtataattaaatactgtacacgtaggtacataaatttaaaacagcAAATTGTGctaacatttttttagtttcagCGATGAAACGGGTTTTATCAGTTAAACGCCCACGAAGTCCAAGTACACTCAAATTATCATCTACTTATTATTATGTAGTAAAAAGATGCGCTAAGCTTACCTAAACAACACTGTTGCAAAACTGAGTTGTACTTAAATCACGGTAACAACCACTGATAGCACTGATACTGGGTGAATGAggcaaataattatgaaattgaACCAAAAAGTAAAGTGATACACTATCTTGTAATGTAAAACACAACGAAAACGCGACTTGTATTAACTTGTATAATTCATACTCTTGGTGTGGAACTGTGGAGTGGGATAGAATATAAACTGCCTGCCTTCTTGCTTTTTGCAACTGCGACGTAGAATTTATGAATGAAATGAACGATTAAAGATTATGAATGGAATGAACgtttgaaatagttttttt
It encodes:
- the LOC141444922 gene encoding uncharacterized protein produces the protein MIDNSATMSLLWEQNEITYSETYCHNEPRNNSHRPAKPKPKPVNNQKKSAKKRDANLEKIELFACKLCDKKYTSKAGYSRHYANAHESGKDVKVIKKKPATSNVASRALSAWSPITRFRCNHCGKELSSKASLDRHMTSHNRTPKPKARETKKINCTTTNINMINTANYNGFPTPNNFFSAASSSFWN